The genomic stretch gagatctgatcgtattttgtgcaagatgtattgatatatgcatattatatgtaccccgttcttaagtattggttctgatccaacttttatgcaagagcgtgtgtggggtgatgtgtgtattagatggagtagcatgatttTAATGATTgagtagtgacaacaaattcatgatctgttatgtttttgccttttcttttgctacctcactagggataaagtgaatgcatgtgctatgttcgtcatgtGCCAAAAGTGATTATCTTGTTTGtttaaggtagcatatttgatatttaaacatcatgtcaaaatacttatggctaagctctgttaattcttaataaaagattgcatggagttttcctattcttgtggagtataagagagatgtgttgcatcatctctatgttaggacgtgatgcccatatgaatgtgtatctttcacatgtttttatttgcatcttcatatctcattgatgaatttttattgtccactacaacttaaaagagagaatagtgaaGTGAACTCATGAACCCTGGTCCATTTTTATCATAAGAagcacctttatattgcttttatcttagTTTTTATTTGCGcaatattttaatccgaaaatacaaaaatacttagTTCCTTTAATTACACACAAAACCCCAAAACAACTATCTCTTTACCgcatttacttagtttactttacttgtatTACATTTTTATTTACTATTATTAATACGAAATCTTGTACTTGACAACCAcacgtggagttggggacacaaggtagtatcttactttgcaggattgctagaagaagaggaaagGAGACGACTCTTTCCTAATTtctcgagagttcgatataaaccctctgaTTCATCATTGTGGGGAAAATTCTtcgctgacacaacactctgcactttgagtcccaacgtcatcaatattccactaaaaattaagatttttgcaTGCTATCTTCACAAGGGTGTAATATTCACCAGAAACAACCTTGTACAATACAATTAGCATGGAAGTACGTAGTGTGTTTTCTATCATCACTTACTTTATATGATCAGTCATCCAAGAAGGTTCTACATTATACATGCCATGGTGTTGCAAATATTTTCGGCAACTAGATAAACGGTGTGGATCATAGGGTTAAAATACTTATTACAGTGAGAGAGCGCTTGCCATTATTTTGTTGCTATGGCTATATAAAAATTACAAGGTATTTAAAGATAAAATTCTTCTCTCATGTAGGTTATCCACATGTGCACAACTTTGCTTTGCTCATGGTCGTCTTTACAACATGTGAGGAATCGCGACCTGTTTATGCAGGTGTCTACATAGTTGGAGTATAGGGTGAGAAATAATTTTGGATGGCAACATAATATGCGGATTGGACCTCCATCACATTATGTGTCGTTACAGTGCCCTTTTGGTACAATATTAGTCTAGACGAAGTTAAAAATCTTCCTCTTACAACTTCTTGCgataaacagaaataaaattgATCGAGAAGAAATTACAACCAAGTTTAATATTGCCATACAGATAGTTTATACTAGGAGATGCCAATAATTAGACTACAAAGTGTTTGTAAAGCAGTATAGGCAAAACTGTGAAcataaacacttagacaaaaacATCTTGTTCTGTGGGCTGCAACAATTTCACTCAGAGGAGGGAGAACATGAATCTTAGTCGATGTTACAACTCATGCTAGCATGCATTTACGATGCAATCCTATGGTTTAGGAGTGGATCTAGATTAAGCTAGTTCTCACCTGAGAATTAGCATACCTCTTTTATATCATGTAAAAGATACATTTTCTAATTGTGATTGTACCATTATTCTATCCCAACGCAAGTCATCTTCTAGCCCGGGACAGAGGTCCAAACGCACAATCTAGCTTGTCCGTGAATTGAAGCTGGCACCCTTCTTGTCCTTGTTGGTGCCATTGGCATTGCCATCGTAGGGCTCGACCTCCTCGTCGCATCCGACCGTCTCCAATGGCTTGAAGGTGTAGTACTTGACGCAGACGAAGAAGTAAATCAGGTTGAGCCCCTCCAGCCCGACGACGAGCCAGTAGTAGTTATCGAGCTTCCCTCTGTTGAGGTTGTCCTGGAGCCACTGCCCGCTCCCCCGCGTCTTCTCGTGCACGATGGTCACGAGCACCGTGCCCAGGTAGCTCCCCGCCGAGATAGTGAGCCAGTAGAGCGCCGCCGCGGTGCTCCGCATGCTCTCGGGCGCCTGGTCGTACAGGAACTCCATGCGCCCCACGTCCATGAAGGCGTTGGCCACGCCGTGGATGGCGTACTGCGGCACCAGCCAGAAGACGCTGATGGGCAGCATGGCGCCCTTGGGCGCGTCCAGCATCCCGCTCGCGGCGGCCACGGACCTGCGCCTCTTCTCGACGGCCGCGGCGGCCACGTTCCCCAGCATGGCGATCGTCATGCCGACGCCCGTGCGCTGGAGGTGGGTGATGCCGTTGGGGCGGCCGGTGAAGCGGCGGAGCACGCGCACGAGCACGCGGTCGTAGAAGGCCAGGGTGACCAGCATGGCCAGGTTGTTGAAGATGAGCATGGAGGCCGGCGGGATCTTGAAGCTCGGCGTGATGTCGCGGTCCATGGTGCGCGCCTGCTGGATCGCGAAGCTGCTGTTGTGCGACGACGCGGTCACCATCAGGATTCCCGCCGCCCAGATGGGTAGCATGCGCACGATCGACTTGATCTCCTCCACCCGGTGCACCGTCGACAGCCGCCACAGCTTCGGCTCGCCGGAAGGCAGCACGTCGCCCTCCATCACTATCGCCGCCTTGTCAAAGAACCTTAGCATCATTGAAGAAATAACAGTTAGTTCATTAGCGGGCTCGTTCAGCTTGCTAAAATTATTGTCAATAGCTTGCAGAGTACGTAGCATTACAGCTTACTTTAGCTGGTCGGTGTGGAGAAGGCGGCCAGTGGTCGAGATGCCGGCGTCGAGCACCTTGTCATCGTACAGGAGGTCGGGGTCTGGCAAAACGGCTTTCCTCTTCTTGAACGCGGCCGCCGCGACCTGCGCCAGCCGGACCAGAGGGCTGCCGCCGGGCGGCATCCTGACATACAGCGAGTACCCGGACACGAAGCCGATCACGGCGACGAACATGGCGATGGTGGGCACACCGAGACCCCACCCCCACCCAACGTTCTCCTGGATGTACACCACCACGGTGACCGCCATGAGCTTGGCGAGCTCGATGCCGAAGAAGTAGAGGTTGAAGAAGCTCCACATGGGGGCCTTGCCGCCACGGCGCTTGCGCGCGTCCAGCTCGAGCTGGTCGGCTCCAAACGCCATGTTGCATGGCCGCGTGCCCCCGGAGCCGATGGACGTGGCGAGCAGCGACAGGTAGAGGACGGCGATCTGGTAGGTGGAGGCCCGCTGGCACTCGACGGCGTGCTTCGCGCAGGGCGGCGGGCGGAGCGAGGGAAGCGCGGCCGAGAGGGTGAGACAGACCATGCCGAGCTGGTAGATGATGGAGCCGACGGTAATGGTCCAGAAGCGGCCGGCGAAGGAGTCGGCGATGAGGCCACCGACGAGAGGGGTGAGATTGGTGGTGCCGtggtagtttgtgagtatgtTGGAGGCCTCCACGAGCGGTAGGTGCAGCTGCAGGGTGAGGTATGTGATCAGGTTCGAGCCAAACCCCACCGTCGCCAGCCGGTCGCAGAAGTCGTTTGCTGTTCATCATGTGCAACAGTGGCGGGAAATGTTAAATTTCAAATTGTAGTATGCTCAACCAGTTTTGCTGAACTTCAAAGAAGTACTTAAGATACCTACAAATTATGTAATAAGATTCTTTTTTTCTAATATACTGCAGTCATGCTTATACATGATAGTTTTTGTTTTGAGAAAATTCCACTTCTAACCCTTAGTTATGATCTTGTGACAGTTTACTCTATTTAACttgtttgacattgttgcaacttaggTGTGGTTTTGTGACAGTTTTTACCCTCATTTTGTAGTATTATGTGTATTGATAAGCCTCTTGTGGGAGGGGAGAGGGGGCTGCTGGTCTCCATGCCCCCATCACTAATGACAATTTAATAGAACGATTTGACAATGAAAATATGCCATGAATTGTAATTATCCTAACAAAAAGTGTCCTAGTTCTCGGTCTAATAAGCCGGCATGTCATCTTAAGAAGTGAATCTAACTTCTAAATTTAGGAGATGTAATAAAAATGGGATAATAGATGTCAAAACGTCAAAACAAAGGGATAAATTGTAGTAAGATTTTTTTAACGGAGAAAATGCTATGCATGAACCCAACAATGGAGGCAAGGAGTGTAGTTTACTCTTATTTTTCGGCAAGTACTATTCAAATTGTATTTGACTAGTTCTAGTTGCTCTAAATATTTTGAAAAGGCGGCTGACTTGATTGTGATCCATGCATACAAGAAAAGGTAATGGTAATCCACATGGATATATAACATGATATAGGGTTGATAAATGACGACTTTGAGATATCTATACATCTTACATATTCGGATGTACAAAAGGAGATGCTTTAGCAATAGAAGGGGAATTTCTTCTTTACAATTAATGGTCCCTTTGTCGCGTGCAAACATCACACGAATAAGTTCATTTCCAGCAATAATAGGAAAGAGAAGCTCCCTACATCCGGACAATTAAAACTTCTCTTGCGGGTCTCTTTGCTTCGCATGATCGAGTCTAGGAACATAGAATTAGCAAAAGAATGTAGGATCAAGATGTCCCCTATATAAATTGAAAATGTAGGATTGATATGTCAATTCCAATTTTAACACTTGACACTCACTATCAAGTCTCGACCACTCAAAAGTTCTAAAAGTTCGCCATAGACGATTTGGTTCTGGATTTCTGCACGTAGCAACAGTACTGTACTGGCATTGTTTGACAAGGTTGCCGATAATTGGTACTGCATGAGACACTATGAGAACTACAGTTTGGCAGTTTATAATTTCCGTACTCAGAGAAGAGAATCTTATGCTTTTCACCAGGTTGGGTTCCTCGATGTGATTCCAAAAACGTCATTTTACTTCAGTCTTATCGTGTCACGTCGTTTTGAACAAAATGGACCTACTACAGATCACGAGCTTCGTGAAATATATTGCAGGCACCTCGAACTATTGCCTAATTAAGCTTTTGTGCAGGTGTTATTAAAACAGTAACAGTTTTCGCCTGTTTTCGCAAATTAACTGCACAACTCTCTTCTTCTTGATTAATGAACGAGACTAGTGTTTTGTCTccgttgcaaaaaaaaaaaaaaaaaaaacttgtttcGTTCTTAAAAGATTTTTGTTTTATGTGCAGCCTCCACTGAATCCTAAGGTAAATCGGTAGCACTGTATATCTGCGGTCATCCAGCATAAGAAGaccaaaaaaaaagtgaaaattccagTGGAGCAATACTGGAAACCAGCTGAGGCGAAACCACTAGCTAATCAGTGGGAGCAGTCGAGCAGAGATCAGGAGATCACACGAGTATCTATCTACACCAATCTCAAATTGCGTCGTTAAGATTCACGAGAGGACAGAAAATACGGAAGGCGAGAAAGGATGAACCAATCACCTAGGATGAACGGCATGGTCCTGAAGCCGCCctgcttcgccttcttcttctcggcgACATCCTTGGCGCCCCCTCTCCCGTCCTCGGACATTGTTTCTTCTCCGTTACTTCGGCGAGATTCTCTCGCTCTCTCCGCCGGAGCGGTGGAGGAGAGCTAGCTAGGAGGAGCTACGGTTAGGCGCTGGCTGGCTATAGCTCCGTGGCGCGCGTGCGTGAGAATGGAGCCAGATGGTGAGGTATCTAGTTTGTCTACACGCCTTTATATAGCGTTGGTGCTAAGTTTGACATATCCGTCCGCAGGAAAAAGTCTCCGGAATGGGAGGCATCCGCTCCACTACAAGATGATTGAGATGTGACGACGTCCACTACAGTCAGATCGAAATGGCATCAGGACACAATTTAGATATCTTGATCGGCTTCGATACCCATTccaatccaaattaattgactcaagttTATCTAgatgtagatgtatctagacgtatTTATTGACTAGAATATCTATATCTCGATAAAATTGAGATTATTAAAAACAGAAGCTACCGTTCCTTTATCAGATCAAAATGGCATCGCGACGCCATTTAGATATATGATTGATCGCAAGATCGTCAAGACATTTACTTTACGGAAAAACTCGTAAATAGGGTAGTGTTAGCCGAGTGTGGATTTTTGTACCTCGAGCTACACATAGCTcattttttcaaaaattcaaaaataatacTTTAAAGTTTAAAAAATATCTTAATTTTTTTGATGTAGGTAAACGTTGGGATCTACGTATCTGCAAAATTTCAACTCgaaataacaaaatctgacagATTTGGAGGTTTTGAAATCGTGCACTGTTCACACTACTATAGGTGTCAGattttgtcacctttgcacagccCCGAATATATGGTATTTCGAGTTGAAATTTTGCACGTACTTAGATCACAACATGGTCTACAGCAagattttttcatatttttttgaaactttaaactgccagttttgaattttcaaaaaccgagctacatgtagctcaatCTACACTGATGGTTTTCGAGTGTTAGCATGTACATATATTAGGTATTGTAAACTGTCTGTACATAACTCCAGTTATCCTTGAGCCTAATATAAACCCATAACCCGCATTGGTATACGTGCAAGGCTTCTCCCAACTCTTTCTCTGGCACTTTTCTACATAGTATCAGAGCTCTTCTctgttttttttcgaaatagaGATTTccgagcctctgcatcaatcgatgcacacatctTTCTTTATTATAAAGTTCTCAGCTTGCTAACAATGTCTCACCTTGTTGAACCTCCTACACTCCGCCATGGGGCCATTGATGAGGATGTCGTCAAACATGAACCTTGCTAGGAACCAGACCGTGCGTCAGTTGTGGCTCTCGGCCTTCTAGCTCTTCTCCGCCAACAAGGCCAGCAAAGCCATCTACCTGGACAAAGCTCGTCCAGGGTGAGATGTACATCACCGagtacgcgccgccgccgcaagaaGATCTCCGACGGCCTCGCCGACAATGACTACCATGTCTTGGACCGTGTCCTCGTCCTCAACACACTTCGCGGACTCGGCTCATAGTTCGCCTCCGCCGCCACTGTGATCTCCATGATGGTGCCCCTGCCATCCTTCCTCCGCGTCAGTAGCATGATTCTCATGGAGGATATGCAGCATGCCAATGCCACCTCTAACGTTGCGTCGATAGCGCTCGTCTCTCAGACCCGGCCTTCACTGTCGCCATGCAGTGGCACTGCTTGCCATGGGGACTCCTCGGCCAATGGAAATCCCAAGCGCTACTACTAGACCAAGAACAAGATAGGTTCTAAGCAGGTCAGCGGTCCTCCCCGCGAGACTACCCCAGCACTGGCAGGCCCATGGGTGTGCTTCTTCCTAGGGTGTAGGGCAATGGTGTGCCCCTACCTCTCCACGCATCCTTGGCCCCCGCCCCCAGGCCTACCACATGATGAACGTGCCATTGTACCACTCTGCATCGTTGTCGCCTGCTGCGATGAACAACCTCACCCGGTGATGGACTCCGGGTCCTCCTTTCACATGACAAATGGTGGTGGTAAAATTTCCCTTTCCACGAAACT from Lolium rigidum isolate FL_2022 chromosome 4, APGP_CSIRO_Lrig_0.1, whole genome shotgun sequence encodes the following:
- the LOC124705373 gene encoding protein NRT1/ PTR FAMILY 3.1-like, producing MSEDGRGGAKDVAEKKKAKQGGFRTMPFILANDFCDRLATVGFGSNLITYLTLQLHLPLVEASNILTNYHGTTNLTPLVGGLIADSFAGRFWTITVGSIIYQLGMVCLTLSAALPSLRPPPCAKHAVECQRASTYQIAVLYLSLLATSIGSGGTRPCNMAFGADQLELDARKRRGGKAPMWSFFNLYFFGIELAKLMAVTVVVYIQENVGWGWGLGVPTIAMFVAVIGFVSGYSLYVRMPPGGSPLVRLAQVAAAAFKKRKAVLPDPDLLYDDKVLDAGISTTGRLLHTDQLKFFDKAAIVMEGDVLPSGEPKLWRLSTVHRVEEIKSIVRMLPIWAAGILMVTASSHNSSFAIQQARTMDRDITPSFKIPPASMLIFNNLAMLVTLAFYDRVLVRVLRRFTGRPNGITHLQRTGVGMTIAMLGNVAAAAVEKRRRSVAAASGMLDAPKGAMLPISVFWLVPQYAIHGVANAFMDVGRMEFLYDQAPESMRSTAAALYWLTISAGSYLGTVLVTIVHEKTRGSGQWLQDNLNRGKLDNYYWLVVGLEGLNLIYFFVCVKYYTFKPLETVGCDEEVEPYDGNANGTNKDKKGASFNSRTS